In a single window of the Azotosporobacter soli genome:
- a CDS encoding stage 0 sporulation family protein gives MHTVVGIRFKQAGKIYYFDPGTIKLEEKEFAIVETARGMEYGEVVIGPREVSEEQIIPPLKPVLRKATAQDTKRVKDNKAKEKDAFSVCQQKIKVHKLDMNLVDVEYTFDVNKIIFYFTAEGRIDFRELVKDLAAVFRTRIELRQIGVRDEAKMMGGIGCCGRPLCCSTFLGDFEPVSIRMAKEQNLSLNPTKISGICGRLMCCLKYESDTYAGCCKKKATPPAIGAPVATVDGEGKVTAVNQGKKTATVQMSAGHAVTIPWDEIVEK, from the coding sequence GTGCATACAGTAGTAGGCATACGCTTTAAACAAGCGGGAAAAATTTATTATTTTGATCCGGGCACGATCAAGCTGGAAGAAAAAGAGTTTGCAATTGTCGAAACGGCCAGAGGGATGGAATACGGCGAAGTGGTCATCGGTCCGCGCGAAGTTTCGGAAGAGCAGATCATACCGCCGCTCAAGCCGGTGCTGCGCAAGGCGACCGCGCAGGATACGAAACGCGTCAAGGACAACAAGGCGAAAGAAAAGGATGCGTTTTCCGTCTGCCAGCAAAAGATCAAGGTGCACAAGCTAGATATGAATTTAGTCGATGTAGAATACACGTTTGACGTAAACAAGATCATCTTTTATTTTACCGCCGAAGGGCGTATCGATTTCCGCGAGTTGGTCAAGGATTTGGCGGCGGTCTTCAGGACGCGCATCGAACTGCGCCAAATCGGCGTACGTGATGAGGCGAAAATGATGGGCGGCATCGGCTGCTGCGGTCGCCCGCTCTGCTGTTCGACATTCTTGGGCGATTTCGAACCGGTTTCGATCCGCATGGCGAAGGAACAGAACCTGTCGCTTAACCCGACGAAGATCTCGGGAATTTGCGGCCGTCTGATGTGCTGCCTGAAATATGAAAGCGACACCTATGCAGGCTGCTGCAAAAAAAAGGCGACGCCGCCTGCGATTGGCGCGCCGGTCGCGACGGTGGATGGCGAAGGTAAAGTAACGGCAGTTAATCAAGGGAAGAAAACAGCGACCGTGCAAATGTCGGCCGGTCACGCCGTTACAATTCCCTGGGATGAAATTGTGGAGAAATAA
- the rsmI gene encoding 16S rRNA (cytidine(1402)-2'-O)-methyltransferase, with protein sequence MAGTLYLCATPIGNLEDMTYRAVRVLSEVSLIAAEDTRHSRKLLTHFDIHTPLISYHEHNKAEQGPRLLERLAAGEDIALVSDAGMPGISDPGADLAAEAIEQGIVVTALPGANAALTALVCSGLDTTSFLFVGFLPKTTKKRREQLEELTAIPQTLLFYESPHRLRQTLREMIAAFGAERKAAAGRELTKKFEEFIRGSLGEVAEHFTRCEPRGEFVLVLAGAPEAALKEAVSYGTPAQEVAKLVALGVDSKQALKDVALKLGLSKRDVYQAVLAEK encoded by the coding sequence ATGGCGGGAACTTTATATCTTTGTGCAACGCCGATTGGCAACCTGGAAGACATGACGTACCGGGCGGTTCGCGTCTTAAGCGAGGTTTCGCTGATTGCCGCCGAGGATACCAGGCACAGCCGGAAACTGCTGACGCATTTTGACATCCATACGCCGCTGATAAGCTATCATGAGCACAACAAAGCCGAACAGGGGCCGCGCCTCTTGGAGCGTCTTGCGGCGGGCGAAGACATCGCTTTAGTCAGCGATGCGGGCATGCCGGGCATTTCCGATCCGGGCGCCGATCTGGCCGCAGAGGCGATCGAGCAGGGGATTGTTGTGACCGCGCTGCCCGGTGCGAATGCAGCGCTGACTGCATTGGTCTGCTCCGGTCTCGATACGACCAGTTTCTTGTTTGTCGGTTTCTTGCCGAAGACGACGAAGAAACGGCGCGAACAACTGGAAGAGCTGACGGCGATACCTCAGACGCTGCTCTTTTATGAATCGCCGCATCGCCTGCGCCAGACCTTGCGGGAGATGATTGCTGCGTTCGGTGCGGAACGAAAGGCGGCAGCCGGCCGTGAACTGACGAAAAAATTCGAGGAATTTATTCGCGGCAGTTTGGGTGAGGTGGCGGAGCATTTTACCCGATGCGAACCGCGCGGCGAATTCGTGCTGGTTCTTGCCGGCGCGCCGGAAGCGGCGCTCAAAGAGGCTGTCTCCTACGGCACTCCGGCGCAGGAAGTGGCCAAGCTGGTCGCGCTCGGCGTCGACAGCAAGCAGGCGCTGAAGGATGTGGCGCTGAAGCTCGGTCTGTCCAAGCGCGATGTTTATCAGGCGGTACTGGCGGAAAAATAA
- a CDS encoding AbrB/MazE/SpoVT family DNA-binding domain-containing protein — translation MKSTGIVRKVDELGRVVIPIELRRTLSIEEKDALEIYVDSDRIILRKYEPSCACTFCGNADEVTNFRGKNVCSDCMTAMTKQTV, via the coding sequence ATGAAATCCACTGGTATTGTTAGAAAAGTCGACGAACTGGGCCGGGTCGTAATTCCTATCGAATTGCGCCGCACGCTTTCCATCGAGGAAAAAGACGCTCTGGAAATCTACGTAGACAGCGATCGTATCATCCTTCGTAAATACGAGCCGTCTTGCGCCTGCACTTTCTGCGGCAACGCCGACGAAGTCACCAACTTCCGCGGTAAAAACGTCTGCAGCGATTGCATGACCGCAATGACCAAACAAACGGTTTAA
- a CDS encoding tRNA1(Val) (adenine(37)-N6)-methyltransferase, giving the protein MSDHASFLQDGERLDELLIGGWKIIQHAEVFCFGMDAVLLAHFATVKSGVRAVDLGTGTGAIAFLLAARGAAHVAALELHPRLADMARRSSTLNELADIVQVVEADYRALSGILPAGESQLVVANPPYRPLGQGYLNRETPVASACHELTATLTDVVNSAAWLLGDRGRFAMVHRADRLCDVIAALREASLEPKRLRFVQSRENVAPKLLLIEGIRSGKPGLAVEPPLIIYDAAGEYSEEIRSYYRQEPVLYKGKGGGR; this is encoded by the coding sequence ATGAGTGATCATGCTTCGTTTTTGCAAGATGGTGAACGGCTGGATGAGCTGTTGATCGGCGGCTGGAAAATTATTCAGCATGCGGAGGTCTTTTGCTTTGGCATGGATGCCGTTTTGCTGGCCCATTTTGCCACTGTGAAGTCAGGGGTGCGGGCGGTGGATCTCGGTACGGGTACCGGGGCCATCGCTTTTCTCTTGGCTGCGCGCGGCGCTGCACATGTGGCGGCGCTTGAATTGCATCCGCGTCTGGCAGACATGGCGCGCCGCAGCAGCACGCTCAATGAGCTGGCTGACATTGTTCAGGTTGTCGAGGCGGATTATCGTGCCTTAAGCGGAATTCTGCCGGCAGGCGAGAGCCAGCTGGTCGTTGCGAATCCGCCGTATCGTCCGCTGGGGCAGGGCTATTTGAACCGGGAAACGCCGGTCGCCAGCGCCTGCCACGAATTGACCGCGACGCTGACCGATGTGGTCAACTCTGCGGCCTGGCTGCTCGGCGACCGGGGGCGCTTTGCAATGGTGCACCGCGCCGACCGCTTATGCGACGTTATCGCTGCGCTGCGCGAAGCTTCGCTTGAACCGAAGCGGCTGCGTTTTGTCCAGTCACGCGAAAACGTGGCGCCGAAGCTGCTATTAATAGAAGGAATTCGCAGCGGCAAACCGGGTTTGGCGGTCGAACCGCCGCTGATCATTTATGATGCGGCGGGCGAATACAGTGAAGAGATCCGTTCGTATTACCGGCAGGAACCGGTTCTTTATAAGGGCAAAGGAGGCGGACGCTGA